The following nucleotide sequence is from Aspergillus luchuensis IFO 4308 DNA, chromosome 1, nearly complete sequence.
GGCCTTGCCAGGGAAGGGTACCACGGCAGAAGTAGAGCATAACGTATCCGAGCGACTCCATATCATCACGGCGGGACTGCTCAACACCCAAGTGAGTGTTGATACTGGCGTAACGAGCAGTTCCAGTGAGGTTCTTGTTCTCACGGTACGGGATGTGGAAGTGAGTCTTGGGGTCGCGGTACTTCTTGGCCAGACCGAAATCGATCACATTGACCTGGTTTCCACGCTTACCAATACCCATCAAGAAGTTGTCGGGCTTGATATCACGGTGGATGAAGGACTTGGCGTGAATGTACTCAATGCGAGAAATGAGCTGGTCGGCCAGCAAGAGCACGGTCTTCAGGGAGAATTTGCGGTtgcagaagttgaagaggtcCTCCAAACTAGGACCAAGAAGATCGATGACCATAGCATTGTAGTCACATTCAGTGCCGAACCAGCGAACGAAAGGAATACCGACACCACCGGCAAGAGACTTGTAGACACGGGCTTCATATTCGAGCTGGGGGTGCTTGGCCTTGACACTTTCCAGCTTGATGGCGATCTCCTCGCCagagatgatgttggtgcCTAAATGGACAATCAGCCAGCTGCTCCAGATAACTCATCTCACCTCCTGAAGATTATCACGCACCCAGGTAGATATCACCGAAACTACCACTTCCAATCTTCCGGCCAATACGGTATTTGTTACCGACACGTAGATCCTACAGAAGTGTTATTCACAGCTGTTCAtcgaaagaagaaaacatcCATATGTCACGAACCATTGTCGTCATTTTGATGAATTAGACACGCCGTCGTGTTGTGTGAGTAAGGTGTTGAGCAGACTAAAGGTTGGTATCCGGGTTAGTTATAGATCGATGGAGAATATGAGATCATTCCCTCGAGCAAGTGTGTTGAATAAAGAGTATTTgtgaaagaagaggggggcaGGAGGGGCGTGAAGGCAGTGGGCAATGTATGCTGCCAGAGAGATGGCAAAATCACCAGAGGACAAGGTGGTGCAGGGAGAATCCCGGCGCGTAGTCACTTGGCAGAGCGAGTCTGCTGAGGGCAGGCGGCTTGGACGAAGAGCAAAGCAAGACACCCAAGCCAAGCAAGAGGAGAGGCACAAAACAAGTGAATAGTGACACTGGGGAATAGAGAAAAGAGAGTTGCAGCCTAGAAGCGGACGAACCTGGTCTAGAaacgggaaggaagagatgagATAGCGGTGATGTCGACTGTTGGGGTGAACCGACCGTGACGACCCGACCGGAAAGGCGAAAAAggcggagagaaaaagaaaggggatCAAGCTGACAGACCTTT
It contains:
- the HRR25_1 gene encoding casein kinase 1 family protein (COG:T;~EggNog:ENOG410PFS3;~InterPro:IPR017441,IPR008271,IPR030509,IPR000719, IPR011009;~PFAM:PF07714,PF00069;~go_function: GO:0004672 - protein kinase activity [Evidence IEA];~go_function: GO:0005524 - ATP binding [Evidence IEA];~go_process: GO:0006468 - protein phosphorylation [Evidence IEA]); the protein is MTTMDLRVGNKYRIGRKIGSGSFGDIYLGTNIISGEEIAIKLESVKAKHPQLEYEARVYKSLAGGVGIPFVRWFGTECDYNAMVIDLLGPSLEDLFNFCNRKFSLKTVLLLADQLISRIEYIHAKSFIHRDIKPDNFLMGIGKRGNQVNVIDFGLAKKYRDPKTHFHIPYRENKNLTGTARYASINTHLGVEQSRRDDMESLGYVMLYFCRGTLPWQGLKAATKKQKYDRIMEKKMTTPTEVLCRGFPNEFSIYLNYTRSLRFDDKPDYSYLRKIFRDLFVRESFQYDYVFDWTVYKYQKNAAMIVDANKKDKEAEEQQRRQGVAAAAPMGTPGAAKPGAISSQRRKVIERGTLDNTPETNRAVGGSDRM